In one Mesorhizobium australicum genomic region, the following are encoded:
- a CDS encoding cytochrome P450 — translation MSTAPSVENITLGDLYADPYPAYRRLRMEAPVAWVPAARIHLVTRFDDIIAIERDAGTFPALDLRSLQIKAMGHTLMRKDGEDHKRERALLEPTFRPGTVKNHWEPIFARIADELIDGFAERGEADIFAEFAAPLASRCLMEILGLTNVDWRDLIGWSQSLMDAVGNYGDDPDVWAKGLAASQAIDAALDERIPQLKANPDPSVVSAMANAAEPLTIDQIRANVKVIVGGGLNEPRDATCTALYGLLRNPAQLTQVLADDGRWKDVFEEAVRWVAPIGMYPRRVARTVELGGAILEPDDQIGLVVASACHDETRFEDGHLFDINRKRAPHLAFGSGPHFCLGTWAARKQVGDIAVPNILRRLPNLRLDPDREARLGGWVFRGLLNLPVKWDA, via the coding sequence ATGTCGACCGCCCCGAGCGTCGAGAACATTACCCTCGGCGATCTCTATGCCGACCCCTACCCGGCCTATCGGCGTCTGCGCATGGAGGCGCCCGTCGCATGGGTGCCGGCGGCGCGGATACATCTCGTGACCCGCTTCGACGACATCATTGCCATCGAGCGTGACGCCGGGACCTTTCCGGCGCTTGACCTGCGATCGCTTCAGATCAAGGCGATGGGGCATACGCTCATGCGCAAGGACGGCGAGGACCACAAGCGCGAGCGCGCCTTGCTTGAGCCGACCTTCCGGCCGGGCACGGTCAAGAATCACTGGGAGCCGATCTTCGCGCGGATCGCGGACGAGTTGATCGACGGCTTCGCCGAACGGGGCGAAGCCGACATCTTCGCAGAGTTCGCCGCTCCCCTGGCCTCGCGCTGCCTGATGGAGATCCTCGGGCTGACGAATGTCGACTGGCGCGATCTCATCGGCTGGTCGCAGAGCCTGATGGACGCTGTGGGCAACTATGGCGACGATCCCGACGTCTGGGCCAAGGGCCTGGCCGCCTCGCAGGCGATTGACGCCGCTCTCGACGAGCGCATCCCTCAGTTGAAGGCAAATCCCGATCCTTCGGTCGTCTCCGCCATGGCAAACGCCGCCGAGCCGCTGACGATCGACCAGATCAGGGCGAACGTGAAGGTGATCGTCGGCGGCGGGCTCAACGAGCCGCGCGACGCCACCTGCACGGCGCTTTACGGCCTGCTCCGTAATCCGGCCCAGTTGACCCAGGTGCTTGCCGACGACGGCCGCTGGAAAGACGTGTTCGAGGAGGCAGTGCGCTGGGTCGCGCCGATCGGCATGTATCCGCGCCGTGTCGCCAGAACGGTCGAACTCGGCGGCGCGATCCTGGAACCGGACGACCAGATCGGCCTCGTCGTGGCGTCGGCCTGCCATGACGAGACACGGTTTGAGGACGGTCATCTGTTCGACATCAACCGCAAGCGCGCTCCGCATCTCGCCTTCGGTTCCGGCCCCCACTTCTGCCTTGGAACCTGGGCGGCGCGAAAGCAGGTTGGGGACATCGCCGTGCCCAACATCCTGCGCCGCCTGCCCAACCTGCGGCTCGACCCGGACCGCGAGGCACGTCTTGGCGGCTGGGTCTTCCGCGGTCTCCTGAATCTTCCCGTGAAATGGGACGCCTGA
- a CDS encoding 2Fe-2S iron-sulfur cluster-binding protein: MPKITIVDHHGNEHAIEAQSGESVMQLAIANGIDGIVAECGGNCACATCHVYVDEAFLASLPPPLDHEEDMLGFTAAERRPGSRLSCQIVLSDATDGLIVRIPDTQV, translated from the coding sequence ATGCCGAAGATCACGATCGTGGACCATCATGGCAACGAGCACGCCATCGAGGCGCAATCCGGCGAATCTGTCATGCAACTTGCCATTGCAAACGGTATAGACGGCATCGTCGCCGAGTGCGGCGGCAACTGCGCCTGCGCCACCTGTCACGTCTATGTCGACGAGGCGTTCCTGGCCAGCCTTCCGCCGCCCCTCGATCACGAAGAGGACATGCTTGGCTTCACAGCGGCCGAACGCCGCCCGGGAAGCCGCCTTTCCTGCCAGATCGTCCTGTCCGACGCGACGGATGGGCTGATCGTCAGGATTCCCGACACGCAGGTATAA
- a CDS encoding nuclear transport factor 2 family protein encodes MIDIGDHFRVRNLITDYVWKLDMADIEGVLDLFLPDGIFEDTAGTVYHGREEIGGYFRMLTNLPAFRGRQHHIDNLRIEPDAGGGYSVRSYWTVTKWRTAENHVKMIESLGHSLDVLVRHGDGFLFAERRVHHWRDADCPWVPDGTAV; translated from the coding sequence TTGATCGACATCGGCGACCATTTTCGCGTTCGCAACCTGATCACCGACTATGTCTGGAAGCTCGACATGGCCGATATCGAAGGCGTGCTGGATCTTTTCCTTCCCGACGGGATCTTCGAGGACACCGCCGGCACGGTGTATCATGGTCGCGAGGAGATCGGCGGCTACTTCCGCATGCTGACCAACCTGCCCGCGTTCCGTGGCAGGCAGCACCACATCGACAACCTGCGCATCGAACCCGATGCAGGCGGCGGCTATTCGGTGCGATCCTACTGGACGGTCACGAAATGGCGGACCGCCGAAAACCACGTCAAGATGATCGAGAGCCTTGGCCATTCGCTCGACGTGCTGGTCCGGCATGGCGACGGCTTTCTCTTCGCCGAGCGCCGCGTTCATCACTGGCGCGACGCCGACTGCCCCTGGGTTCCCGACGGCACGGCCGTCTGA
- a CDS encoding aldehyde dehydrogenase, translating into MQHYQMYIGGRWVEGSTGERFETIDPYTGKPWATIARGTEADAALAVETAHAAMRTGPWATMSASARGALLRRLGDAITENAKFLGEVETRDNGKLIAEMGLQVRYLPQFCYYYAGLADKIEGTVPPVERAGYFNYTRNEPIGVAVAITPWNSPLMLGVNKVATALAAGCAVVVKPSEFTSASTLELARLVEKVGFPPGVFNVVCGYGQDVGAALVRHPKTAKVSFTGSEHGGRTVYEAAARGFKSVTLELGGKSPNIVFDDANLDDAVKGAVSGIFAASGQTCIAGSRLLLHETIHDQFVERLLAYAKTARIGNPMLEDTQVGPVTTPPQYKKILDYIEVAKSEGAELVLGGGASDVGEWFVQPTIFTNVDNRMRIAQEEVFGPVLSVIKFRDQEEAIAIANDTMYGLAAGVWTQNIRRMFTMANAIEAGTVWVNTYRAASYTTPFGGYKNSGLGYESGVNAIRQYLKTKSVWINFDADVPNPFVMRLT; encoded by the coding sequence GTGCAGCACTATCAGATGTATATCGGAGGACGCTGGGTCGAAGGGTCGACCGGCGAACGCTTCGAAACGATTGACCCCTACACCGGAAAGCCATGGGCCACGATCGCGCGCGGCACCGAGGCGGATGCGGCCCTCGCCGTGGAGACGGCTCATGCGGCGATGCGCACCGGCCCATGGGCGACGATGTCGGCGAGCGCCCGCGGCGCCCTGCTCCGCCGCCTCGGCGACGCGATTACCGAAAACGCCAAATTCCTCGGCGAGGTGGAGACGCGCGACAACGGCAAGCTGATCGCGGAAATGGGACTGCAGGTCCGCTACCTGCCGCAATTCTGCTACTACTATGCCGGCCTCGCGGACAAGATCGAGGGCACGGTGCCGCCTGTCGAGCGCGCGGGCTATTTCAACTACACCCGCAACGAGCCGATCGGCGTCGCCGTCGCGATCACGCCCTGGAATTCGCCGCTGATGCTCGGCGTCAACAAGGTCGCAACGGCGCTGGCCGCCGGCTGCGCAGTGGTGGTGAAGCCGTCCGAGTTCACGTCCGCCTCGACACTGGAACTTGCGCGGCTGGTCGAGAAGGTGGGCTTTCCGCCGGGTGTCTTCAACGTCGTGTGCGGTTACGGCCAGGACGTCGGGGCAGCACTCGTGCGACACCCGAAGACCGCCAAAGTATCCTTCACCGGCAGCGAACATGGCGGCCGCACGGTCTACGAAGCTGCCGCGCGCGGCTTCAAGTCGGTGACGCTGGAACTCGGCGGTAAGTCGCCGAACATCGTCTTCGACGATGCCAATCTCGACGATGCCGTGAAGGGTGCGGTGTCGGGCATCTTCGCCGCGTCGGGCCAGACCTGCATTGCCGGCTCGCGCCTTCTGCTGCACGAGACCATCCACGACCAGTTCGTCGAGCGCCTGCTCGCCTATGCGAAGACGGCGCGCATCGGCAATCCGATGCTGGAGGACACACAAGTCGGCCCGGTGACGACGCCACCGCAGTACAAAAAAATCCTCGACTATATCGAAGTCGCGAAGTCGGAAGGCGCCGAGCTGGTTCTTGGCGGCGGGGCCTCAGATGTCGGGGAATGGTTTGTCCAGCCGACGATCTTCACCAATGTCGACAACCGCATGCGGATTGCGCAGGAGGAGGTGTTCGGCCCTGTCCTTTCGGTCATCAAGTTCCGGGACCAGGAGGAGGCGATCGCGATCGCCAACGACACGATGTATGGCCTGGCCGCCGGCGTGTGGACACAGAACATCCGTCGCATGTTCACCATGGCCAATGCGATCGAGGCGGGAACAGTGTGGGTCAACACCTATCGCGCCGCCAGCTACACGACGCCGTTCGGTGGATACAAGAACTCCGGGCTTGGCTACGAAAGCGGCGTGAACGCCATCCGCCAGTATCTCAAGACCAAGAGCGTGTGGATCAATTTCGATGCGGATGTCCCCAATCCGTTCGTCATGCGGCTGACCTGA
- a CDS encoding enoyl-CoA hydratase/isomerase family protein produces the protein MGTVHHEIDEGVLVLTLDNRGTNSIDLDMAHQLASLIEARAPDVGAILLTGKGDGAFCAGSDLGELKRAHDAGSGPAELLGAENRAFDLIASLDIPTLVAINGVAVGGGVELSACCDIVYASETSSFSLPEIRLGVFPGIGGTVRIPRRIGYSRSMELMLTGRTVKAAEALQIGLAHRVIAPADVLAETLKLARRFAKGPPHAIATLKATMRRGWEMPEREALEDALAAAVALGGSAEVTEGLRAFFAKEEPRFPRRGS, from the coding sequence ATGGGCACCGTTCATCACGAGATCGACGAAGGCGTTCTGGTTCTCACACTCGACAATCGGGGCACCAACAGCATCGACCTCGACATGGCGCACCAGCTCGCCTCGCTCATCGAGGCGCGTGCGCCGGATGTCGGAGCGATCTTGCTGACGGGCAAGGGCGACGGCGCCTTCTGCGCCGGCTCAGATCTTGGCGAACTGAAGCGGGCGCATGATGCCGGCAGTGGCCCGGCGGAACTTCTTGGTGCCGAGAACCGCGCCTTCGACCTGATCGCCTCGCTCGACATTCCCACCCTCGTCGCGATCAACGGCGTCGCTGTCGGCGGTGGGGTCGAACTCAGCGCCTGCTGCGACATAGTCTATGCGTCGGAAACCTCCAGTTTCTCGTTGCCGGAAATCCGTCTGGGCGTGTTCCCCGGCATCGGCGGGACGGTGAGGATCCCGCGCCGCATCGGCTACAGCCGCTCAATGGAGCTGATGCTGACCGGCCGCACCGTCAAGGCAGCGGAAGCGTTGCAGATCGGCCTCGCCCACCGGGTGATCGCGCCGGCCGACGTGCTTGCCGAGACGCTCAAGCTCGCCCGGCGCTTCGCCAAGGGACCGCCCCACGCCATCGCGACGCTGAAGGCCACCATGCGTCGGGGATGGGAGATGCCGGAGCGTGAGGCACTTGAGGATGCCTTGGCAGCCGCCGTTGCGCTCGGCGGATCGGCCGAGGTGACCGAAGGTCTGCGCGCCTTCTTCGCCAAGGAAGAGCCGCGCTTTCCCCGTCGTGGATCGTGA
- a CDS encoding GMC family oxidoreductase, translating to MNSAGKRFTYVIVGAGSAGCVLANRLSEDPANSVCLIEAGPTDRSPLIHVPLGVMRLINHPRLNWNFTTTPQKHAADRKIAVPRGKTLGGSSSINGMVYTRGQPSDYDDWASLGNPGWSFREVLPYFRRSENNRDFRDSVYHGTEGPVQVGFLDQYNPLSEIFFQAGEALQYRRNEDFCGETHEGFGRRQASIARGRRSSTSTAYLAPARHRPNLEILTGALARRVVVEDGRATGVEVEIGNEVRVVGADREVILSAGAIGSPHLLLLSGIGDGDELRAMGIDVKRHLPGVGRNLQDHIAAAVQYTSPTTVPYGLSWKSLPWLAWNVVSYPFTGRGLLANNILHSGAFIRSLPGLARPDVQLILVPAIRDKKGRMGRGFGFGILSVLLRPKSTGRVFLQSADPKSAPGIDPDFLAESEDVETIVRGLRIARRLVETEPFAPYRGAEIDPGREVESADGMAAYVREKSHTAYHPVGTCTMGPGKEAVVDAELKVHGIAGLRVADASIMPTLIGGNTNGPAIMVGEKAADIILGRPPLPADDLP from the coding sequence ATGAACAGCGCAGGAAAGCGCTTCACCTACGTCATCGTCGGCGCCGGCTCCGCAGGCTGCGTCCTGGCGAATCGGCTGTCGGAGGATCCGGCCAACTCCGTATGCCTGATCGAGGCGGGCCCGACCGATCGGAGCCCTCTGATCCATGTGCCGCTCGGCGTGATGCGGCTGATCAACCATCCGCGGCTCAACTGGAACTTCACGACCACGCCGCAGAAGCACGCTGCCGACCGCAAGATCGCCGTTCCACGCGGCAAGACGCTCGGCGGGTCGAGCTCGATCAACGGAATGGTCTACACGCGCGGCCAGCCGAGTGACTACGACGACTGGGCGAGTCTCGGAAACCCGGGATGGTCGTTCCGCGAGGTGCTGCCCTATTTCAGGCGATCGGAGAACAATCGCGATTTCCGCGACTCGGTCTACCACGGCACCGAGGGCCCGGTTCAGGTCGGTTTCCTGGATCAGTACAACCCGTTGTCGGAAATATTCTTCCAGGCAGGCGAGGCGCTGCAGTACCGCCGCAACGAGGACTTCTGCGGCGAAACGCACGAAGGCTTCGGCCGTCGCCAGGCGTCGATCGCGCGCGGCCGACGCAGTTCCACGTCCACGGCCTATCTTGCGCCCGCCCGCCACCGCCCGAACCTCGAGATCCTGACCGGAGCCCTGGCCCGCCGTGTGGTCGTCGAGGATGGCCGCGCCACCGGCGTCGAGGTCGAAATCGGAAACGAGGTTCGGGTCGTAGGGGCGGATCGAGAGGTGATCCTGTCCGCTGGGGCGATCGGTTCGCCACACCTGCTGCTCCTCTCCGGCATCGGCGATGGCGATGAGTTGCGTGCGATGGGCATCGACGTAAAGCGCCACCTGCCGGGCGTCGGACGCAATCTGCAGGATCACATCGCTGCAGCTGTGCAGTATACGAGCCCGACCACCGTGCCATACGGCCTGTCCTGGAAGAGCCTGCCCTGGCTCGCCTGGAACGTTGTGTCCTATCCTTTCACCGGTCGCGGCCTGCTCGCCAACAATATACTTCATTCAGGTGCATTCATCCGCAGCCTGCCAGGCCTGGCGAGGCCGGATGTCCAGCTCATCCTTGTTCCCGCAATCAGGGACAAGAAGGGCCGCATGGGGCGCGGGTTCGGCTTCGGCATCCTGAGCGTCCTGCTGCGCCCGAAGAGCACCGGTCGCGTCTTCCTGCAAAGCGCCGATCCGAAGAGCGCGCCTGGTATCGACCCCGACTTCCTCGCTGAATCGGAAGATGTCGAGACGATCGTTCGCGGCCTCCGCATCGCGCGCCGCCTCGTCGAGACGGAACCTTTCGCTCCTTATCGCGGCGCCGAAATCGACCCCGGCCGCGAGGTCGAGAGCGCCGACGGCATGGCAGCCTATGTGCGTGAGAAATCACACACCGCCTATCATCCGGTCGGCACCTGCACGATGGGCCCGGGCAAGGAGGCGGTGGTGGATGCCGAGTTGAAAGTGCACGGCATAGCCGGCCTGCGCGTCGCCGATGCCTCGATCATGCCGACCCTGATTGGCGGCAACACCAACGGGCCTGCGATCATGGTCGGTGAGAAGGCCGCGGACATCATTCTCGGCAGGCCGCCGCTGCCAGCAGACGACCTGCCCTGA
- the hpaI gene encoding 4-hydroxy-2-oxoheptanedioate aldolase has protein sequence MPAPENRFKRALADGRAQIGLWLGLANAYTAELCAGAGFDWLLIDGEHAPNSIPTTLAQIQAIQRGSSSQVVVRVPIGETWLIKQVLDLGAQTILVPMVETAEQARELVRAVRYPPNGVRGVGAALARASAFNRIGDYLQTADREVCLLVQVENRAGLEALDAIASVDGVDGVFVGPADLAADMGFLGRPGAPEVQAAVEDALRRILSHGKAAGILTSDQALARRYLEIGATFVAVGSDVGLLVGATNALIKQFRDDDVAATPRSGGY, from the coding sequence ATGCCCGCGCCCGAAAACAGGTTCAAGCGCGCCCTGGCGGATGGGCGCGCACAGATCGGGCTCTGGCTCGGTCTGGCGAACGCCTATACGGCCGAACTCTGCGCCGGAGCCGGCTTCGACTGGCTGCTGATCGACGGCGAACATGCACCGAACAGCATTCCGACGACGCTCGCGCAGATACAGGCCATCCAGAGAGGGTCGTCGAGCCAGGTGGTGGTGCGCGTGCCGATTGGCGAGACCTGGCTGATCAAGCAGGTACTGGACCTGGGCGCCCAGACGATCCTCGTTCCCATGGTCGAAACGGCCGAGCAGGCTCGCGAACTGGTGCGTGCGGTTCGCTATCCGCCAAACGGCGTGCGCGGCGTCGGTGCGGCCCTCGCGCGCGCCTCTGCCTTCAACCGGATCGGCGACTATCTGCAGACGGCGGATCGAGAGGTCTGCCTTCTCGTCCAGGTCGAGAACCGGGCCGGGCTTGAGGCGCTGGACGCCATCGCGTCGGTGGACGGCGTCGACGGCGTGTTCGTCGGGCCAGCCGACCTCGCGGCCGACATGGGCTTTCTCGGCAGGCCGGGTGCACCGGAGGTGCAGGCCGCGGTGGAGGATGCGCTGCGTCGCATCCTGTCGCACGGCAAAGCTGCCGGCATCCTGACCTCGGACCAGGCGCTTGCGCGGCGCTATCTCGAGATCGGCGCGACCTTCGTCGCGGTCGGCAGCGACGTCGGTCTGCTCGTAGGGGCGACCAATGCCCTTATCAAGCAGTTCCGCGATGACGACGTGGCCGCGACCCCGCGATCCGGCGGCTACTGA
- the hpaH gene encoding 2-oxo-hept-4-ene-1,7-dioate hydratase has protein sequence MMSPEAVAAAANALDQAERTRVQIGLLSLQHPGMDMADAYAVQSAWVQRKLGDGRRIVGRKIGLTSKAMQSALNIDIPDSGVLFHDMLFKNGGTVPKGRFIQPRIEAELAFVMKAPLAGPGVTPQDVIRATDYVQPALEILDTRILRVDPETRKTRTVFDTIADNAANAGIVLGGERRRPDDIDLRWAGAIVYRDGEVEETGLGAGVLDDPALSMAWLANRLATYGDRIEAGEIVLSGSFVRPIEAPSGCFIRADYGPLGQLTLSFE, from the coding sequence ATGATGTCCCCGGAAGCCGTCGCCGCCGCCGCCAACGCCCTGGATCAGGCCGAGAGGACGCGCGTCCAGATCGGGCTTCTGTCGTTGCAGCATCCGGGCATGGACATGGCCGACGCCTATGCGGTGCAGTCCGCCTGGGTGCAGCGCAAGCTGGGCGACGGACGCCGGATCGTCGGACGCAAGATCGGCCTGACATCGAAGGCCATGCAGAGTGCGCTCAACATCGACATTCCCGATTCCGGTGTGCTCTTCCATGACATGTTGTTCAAGAACGGCGGAACCGTGCCGAAGGGCAGGTTCATCCAGCCGCGGATCGAGGCCGAGCTTGCTTTCGTCATGAAGGCGCCGCTCGCTGGGCCAGGCGTGACGCCTCAGGACGTGATCCGCGCCACCGACTACGTCCAGCCGGCGCTGGAGATCCTCGACACACGCATCCTGCGCGTGGATCCGGAGACCAGGAAGACGCGGACGGTGTTTGATACCATCGCCGACAACGCGGCCAATGCCGGGATCGTGCTTGGAGGCGAACGACGGCGGCCGGATGACATCGACCTGCGCTGGGCCGGCGCGATCGTCTATCGAGACGGAGAGGTCGAGGAGACCGGCCTCGGCGCCGGCGTTCTCGATGATCCGGCTCTGTCGATGGCGTGGCTCGCCAATCGCCTCGCGACCTATGGCGACCGGATCGAGGCGGGCGAGATCGTGCTGTCCGGTTCCTTCGTCCGTCCGATCGAGGCTCCCTCCGGTTGTTTCATCCGCGCGGACTATGGTCCCCTGGGCCAACTGACACTTTCTTTCGAGTGA
- a CDS encoding fumarylacetoacetate hydrolase family protein: protein MTRPKLATFRADGRVRYGLVRNDGVVELSARHPEWPTLREVIEAGALNLIAEEGAGAAVDFPNGAFTYEIPVPAPEKIICVGVNYPDRNEEYKDGQAAPAKASLFIRFPRSFVGHGQPIVRPPESVQLDYEGEVAIVIGKGGRRIAEADALDHIAALSLCNEGTLRDWVRHAKFNVTQGKNFDRSGSIGPWLVPFQDESQIADIALTTRVNGEVRQQDRTGRMIFSFRHIISYISTFTTLVPGDVIVTGTPTGAGARFDPPIWLKPGDVVEVEADGIGLLRNTVVDEATA, encoded by the coding sequence ATGACCCGCCCGAAGCTCGCTACCTTTCGTGCCGACGGACGGGTCCGATATGGGCTCGTCAGGAATGACGGGGTCGTCGAGCTTTCTGCAAGGCATCCTGAATGGCCGACGCTGAGAGAGGTTATCGAGGCGGGCGCGCTCAATCTGATCGCGGAAGAAGGGGCGGGTGCGGCCGTCGATTTTCCGAATGGCGCGTTCACCTACGAGATTCCCGTTCCGGCGCCGGAGAAGATCATCTGCGTCGGCGTCAATTATCCCGACCGTAACGAGGAGTACAAGGACGGCCAGGCCGCGCCCGCCAAGGCGTCGCTGTTCATTCGATTTCCGCGATCTTTCGTGGGGCACGGCCAGCCGATCGTGCGGCCCCCGGAGTCGGTGCAGCTCGACTATGAAGGCGAGGTCGCCATCGTCATCGGCAAGGGCGGTCGGCGCATCGCGGAGGCGGACGCGCTGGACCACATCGCGGCGCTCTCGCTCTGCAATGAGGGCACGCTGCGCGACTGGGTCCGCCATGCCAAGTTCAATGTCACGCAGGGCAAGAACTTCGACCGCTCCGGCTCGATCGGGCCGTGGCTCGTGCCATTCCAGGACGAAAGCCAGATCGCGGACATAGCGCTGACCACGCGCGTGAACGGCGAGGTGCGGCAGCAGGACCGGACGGGACGGATGATCTTCTCCTTCCGGCATATCATCTCCTATATCTCGACCTTCACGACCCTGGTGCCGGGCGACGTCATCGTGACCGGCACTCCGACCGGTGCCGGTGCGCGTTTCGATCCGCCGATATGGCTGAAACCGGGCGACGTGGTCGAGGTCGAGGCGGACGGCATCGGCCTGTTGCGCAACACTGTCGTCGACGAGGCGACGGCATGA
- the hpaD gene encoding 3,4-dihydroxyphenylacetate 2,3-dioxygenase, with translation MPLPACNLYPPFNIVRLSHLDLGVTDLARSKAFWADTIGLQVTHEDSDLLTLRGMEERNHHCVVLRRQSEPSANSLSFKVYAEEDLDKARDWFKARGQKTEWVERPWQDRTLRTYDPQGIPLEFYATMERLPPIHQKYSLYKGVKPLRIDHFNCFSTDVDASVAFYNDIGFRVTEYTEDDDTKRLWAAWMHRKGGVHDMAFTNGRGPRLHHVAFWVPTPLNIIDLLDLMSTTGYLANIERGPGRHGISNAFFLYVRDPDGHRVEIYCSDYLTVDPDLEPIKWDLKDPQRQTLWGAPAPKSWFEEGSAFQNVAVGEPSLRAQPIVAP, from the coding sequence ATGCCGTTGCCAGCGTGCAATCTTTATCCGCCGTTCAACATCGTCAGGCTCAGCCATCTCGACCTGGGTGTGACCGATCTCGCCCGAAGCAAGGCGTTCTGGGCCGACACGATCGGCCTGCAGGTCACGCATGAGGACAGTGATCTGCTGACGCTCCGCGGCATGGAGGAACGCAACCATCACTGCGTCGTCCTGCGTCGGCAATCCGAGCCGTCGGCGAACTCGCTGTCGTTCAAGGTCTATGCCGAGGAGGATCTCGACAAGGCGCGCGACTGGTTCAAGGCGCGTGGCCAGAAGACCGAATGGGTCGAACGTCCGTGGCAGGATCGCACCCTGCGCACCTACGACCCGCAGGGAATCCCGCTCGAGTTCTACGCAACGATGGAACGGCTGCCGCCGATCCATCAGAAATATTCGCTCTACAAGGGCGTGAAGCCGCTCAGGATCGACCACTTCAACTGCTTTTCCACCGATGTCGACGCGTCTGTGGCCTTCTACAACGACATCGGCTTCCGGGTGACGGAATACACCGAGGACGACGACACCAAGCGGCTGTGGGCGGCCTGGATGCACCGCAAGGGCGGCGTCCACGACATGGCGTTCACCAACGGCCGCGGCCCGCGCCTGCATCATGTCGCATTCTGGGTGCCGACGCCGCTGAACATCATCGATCTGCTCGATCTGATGTCGACCACCGGCTATCTCGCCAATATCGAGCGCGGCCCGGGGCGGCACGGCATCTCGAACGCGTTCTTCCTTTATGTCCGCGACCCGGATGGCCATCGCGTGGAGATCTACTGCTCGGACTATCTCACGGTGGACCCGGATCTGGAGCCGATCAAATGGGATCTGAAGGATCCGCAGCGCCAGACCCTCTGGGGCGCGCCGGCGCCGAAGAGCTGGTTCGAGGAGGGCTCGGCCTTCCAGAACGTGGCGGTCGGCGAACCGTCTCTGCGTGCGCAGCCGATTGTCGCGCCGTGA